One segment of Panicum virgatum strain AP13 chromosome 3K, P.virgatum_v5, whole genome shotgun sequence DNA contains the following:
- the LOC120701244 gene encoding uncharacterized protein LOC120701244 translates to MAEREGAVVKKGHEEGLKMAVALLEEFGLPLGLLPLEDVIEVGFVRDTGYMWISQRKKVEHQFKKISKQVSYDVEITAYVKPKGIKKLKGVKAKELMLWPPVNEMTVDDPPTGKIHFKSLAGVTKTFPIDAFAAGQ, encoded by the coding sequence ATggcggagagggagggcgcGGTGGTGAAGAAGGGCCACGAGGAGGGCCTGAAGATGGCCGTGGCGCTGCTGGAGGAGTTCGGCCTGCCGCTGGGGCTCCTGCCGCTGGAGGACGTGATCGAGGTCGGGTTCGTGCGCGACACGGGGTACATGTGGATCAGCCAGCGCAAGAAGGTGGAGCACCAGTTCAAGAAGATCAGCAAGCAGGTGAGCTACGACGTGGAGATCACCGCCTACGTCAAGCCCAAGGGCATCAAGAAGCTCAAGGGCGTCAAGGCCAAGGAGCTCATGCTCTGGCCGCCCGTCAACGAGATGACCGTCGACGACCCGCCCACCGGGAAGATCCACTTCAAGAGCCTCGCCGGCGTCACCAAGACCTTCCCCATCGACGCCTTCGCCGCGGGCCAGTAG